In Engraulis encrasicolus isolate BLACKSEA-1 chromosome 2, IST_EnEncr_1.0, whole genome shotgun sequence, the sequence TGTTTATGCACCACCCACAGTAGTTCCACCCAGCCCTGTGTCCGCCTCAACACCTGATCCCAGTGACCCCTGTAGCAGCTACTCCGTGCTCAACGCCACCTGGAGAGCCACCACCAATCGCGACGCCAACCCGCTCAGGTGCGACAGCGACGTCCAATGGCAGGGCTGGTACCTGCTGGTGCACGGCGAGCACAGCGTGCGGATGGCGGAGAGCTGTGTGCCCACGTACAGCTGTGGCACAGCTGCGCCCCTCTGGCTGCACGGCTCCCACCCCACACCAGAAGATGGCATCGTCACCAGGCAGGTGTGTAGTGCTATGATGTTTGTGAAAGCCGAATCTTTTGAACCGCTCCTAGATGTGAATGATGGGAAGCGAGTCACACCTGTGGAGCtaatcttttcctttctttttttgttcgctTTGAGCATGTGGCCTTGATGTAAGTGGGTCAACATGAGAAAAACACAAGTGTCCGGCCTCAAAGAGTGTCAGGAACGGCCTTTATAAGGACAggcagttgttgtttggacacaCTGAGTAGGTGGATTCCTAAATGCCATCTTcttaacactgcaaaaatatATTAAAAGAACATGAAAATGATCCAGTTTTTGAACGGTTCTTTGGAAGATATGAGTCAGTATGATCCAGATTCAGACAAAGAGCAATAAATCCccacaagtgagattgtctggAGACCACCTACACAACTttgtttacgattgcccatgggcATTATGAATGTATTATTCAATGTATCCATAGCCCATAGCTAATTGTGtgagttgtattcaaacaaactgcaatttTCTGTTTGTTGTGCCCGTCAACACCTTTCCATCCCTCCCCGCTCCCTGATTAGCTCCCTCCCTTCCTCAGACTAGTGCTTTGCCACTACCaaccatgctgtctttcagggcGTAACTAtcttgcaaagcagcatgggattccccaggctAATAAATCCCTTCTCTACAGGTGTGCCTGAGCTACAGGGGCGTCTGCTGCTTCCCCCTGTCCGTCCCCGTGCCGGCCATCCAGGTCAAAGCCTGTCCCGGGAACTACACTGTCTACAAGTTTCTGAACCCTCTCTATTGTCACGTGGCATACTGCGCAGGTAAGTGAGCTCCTGACCACTTGTGTTGCTTGCTTTACAGTTCATTTCTGGTGCACACTCTGATAGTGTCAATATTTGTCCCACAGATTTGAGCTTGAAGGGTTTCCTGCCGAGGACAATCTCAAGTATgtgtactggatgtgtgtgtgtgtgtgtgagagagagagagagcgagagcgagagagagagagagagagagagagagagagtctaatgATTGTAATATATAGTACAGTACCATAACCCATTATAATCTGAGACACTGAAGAGCTACTTCTAGTAGTTCTACTTTATTTAGAGTGTATAGTCTACGATATGCTTTAAATACCTAGCCCAACAGAATGCATGTTCTTATCTGAATGTATTCTATGCATTAAATACCTGGTTCAACATAATACATTATGTTTGAATCCAAATAATGTAAAGTGTATTCATTAAATACCTGGTCAAACATGGCGCATACCGTACATGATGTTTGTATCTGAACACCTCTCTTCAGATTGGAGCTCTGAAGCCCTATCAACTGCTACGTCCCCTCCAGCCCCTTTgagtaagtttgtgtgtgcgtgtgtgtgtgtgtgtgtgtgtctgtctgtctgtctgtgtgtgccagatatgagagagagagagagaaagagagagagagagagagatacaatatataaaatatatgatGTTCATGTTATCAAAATTAAGCTGTTGTAAGTATATGTACAGTTTATACTAGTGATGTTACACACTGAAAATTGCATGAAATGTTGATcgacatacagtggtgctcatatgtttacataccccagcagaatatacgctttcttggccaTTTTTCACAAAGTATGAAGGATTACACTAAAGCTTTTTctccactcattgctagtgactggcttaagatatttattagcaatcttctgtgtttactctttaaaaagcatgatcacaacccaaactacccaaatgaccctgttcaaaagtttacataccctagtttctgatgctgaatatggccctgtttaacatcagggaccgctctaaattgtttgtggtagctgtggataaggctcttaatgttctcagatgacaaaacagcacattcttcctggcagaatggttgtttcctataaaattattgggtgtcttgctggaacctcacatttgaggtttcccctgaatggctcaatgatgttgagatcaggagagtaagccggtcactcaaaaacatcattttattctttctgaagctaatgacgggttgatttggctttctgtgttgaaatattgtcatgttggcatgtccaaacaatggaccatgtgcagtttcaaggctgatgagtgtcaagtttcctccagtattttccacagggcaatgtattcatcattctgcgagtatggaccaaaagtaatagtgcatttgtaactcagatgtccccatgacatcagtggtccatgaccatgtttcacagaagggcatggtgtaactttcatcataggctccgttgactgttctccaaatggtactgttaatagtggctgaaaaaagttccatattgatctaatttatccaaatgactttgtcacaggcattctgatgctccTCACTAtactatttggtgtatcatatgcaaaataacatgtttgcatttttgtagtaatggctttctcctggcaacccccaacagcccatctttcctcaagtgcctctttgctgtacagtttaaaacattttttcatgttgtcctatatttcaccttaagttattttttggttgtcctatgcctcctgaacaatttcccttgcaatgatcattgcaatgcaatgattcccttgcccaatgacttgattccaaccaaaccccctcatattgcatttctgaattgaaattccaacagtgccaacatgacaatatttcgacacagaaagccaaatca encodes:
- the LOC134465062 gene encoding oncoprotein-induced transcript 3 protein-like — protein: MSSEVLTSVFVVPPSPVSASTPDPSDPCSSYSVLNATWRATTNRDANPLRCDSDVQWQGWYLLVHGEHSVRMAESCVPTYSCGTAAPLWLHGSHPTPEDGIVTRQVCLSYRGVCCFPLSVPVPAIQVKACPGNYTVYKFLNPLYCHVAYCADLSLKGFLPRTISNWSSEALSTATSPPAPLNNSYAFLPRSPPPPTADHVVGMRLTVSSAEHLNETAVEEQILKPLRDLLRERGVDVSGIRLRRFYQTEP